A part of Paraliobacillus zengyii genomic DNA contains:
- a CDS encoding anaerobic sulfatase maturase gives MEHTMLRPQIAGVMWKTVSEACNLACDYCYYSRCNGKPGKLDRIQDETLEKFIKEYLSLSHGYATFVWQGGEPLLAGLGFFERVISLQNNHAKKRMRVANAIQTNGILINENWARFFKKHNFLVGVSLDGPEEINDRRRVTNSGNGSFNLIMNGIQHLREQNVDFNILTVIHEDNVKMAKELVAFYTQENYKYVQFIPCMSFQSQDVSTAGKYAITAQQYGDFLCEFFDAWYNDGEPYLSVRFFDNMLAVYLGHQAELCQQSEFCPKMLVLEQNGDAYPCDFFIEEEYKLGNVQKDALQDIIDNPKWNEFLEMKPNLPDKCKSCEFLNMCHGGCPRNRMQKNKDLDVDYFCESYKTIYKYAEKRMTFLAKKIRSVTSF, from the coding sequence ATGGAACATACTATGTTGAGACCACAAATTGCAGGTGTTATGTGGAAAACAGTATCAGAAGCATGTAATTTAGCGTGTGACTATTGTTATTACAGTAGATGTAATGGTAAACCAGGAAAGCTAGATCGAATTCAAGATGAAACACTCGAAAAATTTATCAAGGAGTATCTATCACTTAGTCATGGATACGCTACATTTGTATGGCAAGGTGGAGAGCCATTATTAGCTGGATTAGGTTTCTTTGAAAGAGTAATTAGCCTTCAGAATAATCATGCGAAGAAGCGAATGCGTGTAGCTAATGCTATTCAGACAAATGGTATACTTATAAATGAAAATTGGGCGCGTTTTTTTAAAAAGCATAATTTTTTAGTAGGTGTTAGTTTGGATGGGCCTGAAGAAATTAATGATAGAAGAAGAGTCACTAATTCTGGAAATGGTAGCTTTAATCTTATAATGAATGGGATTCAACATTTAAGAGAACAAAATGTCGATTTCAATATCTTAACTGTTATACATGAAGATAATGTAAAAATGGCAAAGGAATTAGTAGCGTTTTACACGCAGGAGAATTATAAATACGTACAGTTTATACCATGTATGAGTTTCCAGTCCCAAGATGTCTCAACTGCAGGCAAGTATGCAATCACCGCTCAACAATATGGTGATTTTTTGTGTGAATTCTTTGACGCTTGGTATAATGATGGAGAACCCTATTTATCTGTACGTTTTTTCGATAACATGCTTGCTGTATATTTAGGCCATCAAGCTGAATTGTGCCAACAAAGTGAATTCTGTCCAAAAATGCTCGTTTTAGAACAAAATGGTGATGCCTATCCTTGTGATTTCTTTATTGAAGAAGAATATAAGTTAGGTAACGTTCAGAAGGATGCTTTACAAGATATAATAGACAATCCCAAATGGAATGAATTCTTAGAGATGAAACCAAATCTTCCTGATAAATGTAAATCGTGTGAGTTCCTTAATATGTGCCATGGCGGTTGTCCTAGAAATAGAATGCAAAAGAATAAAGACTTAGATGTAGATTACTTTTGTGAGAGCTATAAAACGATTTATAAATATGCGGAAAAAAGAATGACTTTTTTAGCAAAAAAGATAAGAAGTGTTACTAGTTTTTAA
- a CDS encoding Fic family protein, whose protein sequence is MFEQINQKKERLDANRPLPKYTLKSLREKLLLEWTYNTNAIEGNTLTINETKVVLEGITVGGKTLREHLEVLNHREAIQFVEEIVEKDEPLSEWQTKNIHRLILKGIDDEYAGVYRDQQVFIAGAKHIPPAPFLIKEEMEQLMTWYEKAETKKMHAVARGAMLHAIFVGIHPFIDGNGRTSRLLLNLELMKDGYPPIVIKVENRIAYYEALDKAHTKNEYDDFIKLVTDEVEDSLNLYLSTINKNT, encoded by the coding sequence CTAAATACACATTGAAAAGCTTACGTGAAAAGTTATTACTTGAATGGACATATAATACTAATGCAATTGAAGGAAACACGTTAACTATCAATGAAACGAAGGTAGTTCTAGAAGGAATTACGGTTGGTGGTAAAACGCTACGTGAACACTTGGAAGTTCTGAATCATCGGGAGGCCATTCAGTTTGTAGAAGAGATTGTAGAAAAGGATGAACCTTTATCGGAGTGGCAAACTAAGAATATACATCGACTTATATTAAAAGGAATTGATGATGAATATGCAGGTGTATATCGGGATCAGCAAGTTTTTATTGCTGGTGCTAAACATATACCACCAGCTCCCTTCCTTATAAAAGAAGAGATGGAGCAGCTGATGACATGGTATGAAAAAGCAGAAACAAAAAAAATGCACGCAGTTGCTCGTGGAGCTATGTTGCATGCTATTTTTGTTGGGATTCACCCATTTATTGATGGGAATGGTCGGACATCACGTTTGTTATTAAATCTAGAACTCATGAAAGATGGTTATCCGCCAATTGTTATTAAAGTAGAAAATCGAATAGCTTATTATGAAGCATTAGATAAAGCACATACAAAAAATGAATATGATGATTTTATTAAGTTAGTGACCGATGAAGTAGAAGATTCATTAAACTTATATTTGAGTACAATAAATAAAAATACCTAG
- a CDS encoding LysR family transcriptional regulator produces the protein MNIESLRMFCRVVDEGSISEAARLGFVSQPAVTRQIRQLENRYGTLLFHRLEGKLILSDAGKTLYPYAKEIMDNDNTSFSAIQELVGINDNILNVGASLTIGEYLLPGLLGNFKKHHEDIKFSLSIGNTPYMLSKLEENEIDIALVESEVTSSKYKVQKFAEDELILVTSHNHRWKVKDEIEVEELLEEKMIWREKDSGTRLLVENALSKYIKLEQIENAMELGSMQSIKSAVEADLGISILPRITVSKELSYNTLREVKIKDFSLMRDLWVAQKIRRFKKSAQSHFESFIQR, from the coding sequence ATGAACATAGAAAGTCTACGAATGTTTTGTCGGGTTGTGGATGAGGGAAGTATTAGTGAGGCTGCACGACTAGGGTTTGTTTCTCAACCTGCGGTCACAAGACAAATTCGTCAATTAGAAAATAGGTATGGCACATTGTTATTTCACCGATTAGAAGGAAAGTTGATTTTATCTGATGCTGGTAAAACACTTTATCCTTATGCGAAGGAGATTATGGATAATGACAATACTTCTTTTAGCGCTATTCAAGAGCTGGTCGGTATAAATGACAATATATTAAACGTAGGTGCCAGTCTAACCATTGGGGAATATTTGTTACCAGGCTTATTGGGAAACTTTAAAAAACACCATGAAGACATTAAATTTAGTTTATCAATTGGGAATACACCTTACATGTTATCGAAATTGGAAGAAAACGAAATAGATATAGCTTTAGTTGAGAGTGAAGTAACTAGTTCAAAATATAAAGTCCAAAAATTTGCTGAGGATGAACTAATTTTGGTCACTTCTCATAATCATCGCTGGAAAGTTAAGGATGAGATTGAGGTTGAAGAGTTGTTAGAAGAAAAAATGATATGGAGAGAGAAAGATTCCGGTACCAGATTGCTAGTAGAGAACGCATTAAGTAAATATATCAAATTAGAACAAATCGAAAATGCAATGGAGCTTGGAAGTATGCAATCGATAAAAAGTGCAGTAGAAGCAGATTTGGGTATAAGTATTTTACCGAGAATAACTGTTAGCAAAGAATTAAGCTATAATACATTGAGAGAAGTAAAGATAAAGGATTTTAGTCTTATGAGAGATTTATGGGTTGCTCAGAAAATACGAAGATTTAAGAAAAGTGCTCAGTCACATTTTGAATCGTTTATACAAAGGTAA
- a CDS encoding DUF3500 domain-containing protein: MNKNILLGAVLATTLTATLAACSNTEESQTTEESTTQEESTEQENTSGERPEGGMRSGGFGGGMDSANVDTDSIVTDVAATLTDEVSVSVSDDSASLDEKATELAQAFLETLSDEQLESIQYDLTAENAAVWSNFPVNMVQRNGILFGSLSEESLEVAKELFYIALGEEGYEQLMMSLEAEEALGEQAEGYDADLYYVSILGDVSDSSTWILQLGGHHYANNFTFNADETGATPFFIGIEPQTFENADGETVEPMAEHKTAIYSMINSLSDDQLAEAEITDIFDDVLVGPGNDGNFPTESEGVLVTSLSEEQQALVKEAIEAWVSDVNEEDKEALLDAYYADDAWSETYIAWSSSTSVDDEGSYIRIDGPRVWIEFSVQGGIVFGDVLHFHTIWRDKVADYGGEFSTQ; this comes from the coding sequence ATGAACAAGAATATTTTACTAGGAGCTGTTCTTGCAACAACTCTTACAGCTACGTTGGCTGCTTGTAGTAATACTGAGGAATCTCAAACAACAGAGGAGAGCACCACACAAGAAGAAAGCACAGAACAAGAGAATACATCAGGTGAAAGGCCTGAAGGTGGAATGCGAAGTGGGGGCTTCGGTGGAGGGATGGATTCAGCTAATGTTGATACAGATAGTATAGTAACAGATGTTGCTGCAACATTAACTGATGAAGTTTCTGTATCTGTTTCAGATGACAGTGCTTCACTAGATGAAAAGGCAACAGAGTTAGCACAAGCCTTTTTAGAGACATTATCTGACGAACAATTAGAGTCTATTCAATATGATTTAACTGCAGAAAATGCAGCAGTGTGGTCCAATTTTCCAGTAAATATGGTCCAACGTAATGGAATTTTGTTTGGTAGTCTTTCGGAGGAAAGCCTAGAAGTTGCAAAAGAATTATTCTATATTGCTTTAGGTGAAGAAGGATATGAACAATTAATGATGAGTCTTGAGGCAGAAGAAGCATTAGGAGAGCAAGCGGAGGGTTATGATGCCGATTTATATTATGTTTCCATTTTAGGTGATGTTTCTGATTCTTCTACTTGGATTCTTCAGTTAGGTGGTCATCACTATGCAAATAACTTTACCTTTAATGCAGATGAAACTGGGGCAACGCCTTTCTTTATTGGAATAGAGCCGCAAACATTTGAGAATGCTGACGGAGAAACCGTTGAACCAATGGCTGAACATAAAACGGCAATTTATTCTATGATAAATTCACTCAGTGATGATCAACTAGCTGAAGCAGAAATCACAGATATATTTGACGATGTACTTGTAGGACCAGGTAATGATGGCAACTTCCCAACAGAAAGTGAAGGGGTGCTAGTAACTTCTCTAAGTGAAGAGCAACAAGCACTAGTGAAGGAAGCAATTGAGGCTTGGGTGTCAGATGTTAATGAAGAAGATAAAGAAGCACTTCTAGATGCTTATTACGCTGATGATGCATGGTCAGAAACCTATATTGCTTGGTCTAGCTCTACAAGTGTAGATGATGAAGGTTCTTATATTCGGATTGATGGACCACGCGTTTGGATTGAATTCTCCGTGCAAGGAGGTATCGTCTTTGGAGATGTTTTACACTTCCACACGATTTGGAGAGATAAAGTAGCTGACTACGGTGGGGAGTTTAGTACACAATGA
- a CDS encoding formylglycine-generating enzyme family protein has product MDKGDMECSCCAGSRADFEDKIKEEKRSGIVEQSQHSKYKEKMVYIPGGEFLMGTEDNEGFPADGEGPIRKVTVDAYYIDAYAVTNEEFSAFIKDTGYVTESENFGWSFVFYKFIPPSLMGKAKQLPQTPWWYAVDEAYWYQPEGPGTSINDRMDHPVIQVSWNDAVAFCKWAGKRLPTEAEWEYAARGGLEQKLFPWGDELTPNGEHYCNIWQGDFPRENTVDDGYVSTAPAKSFPANGYELYNVSGNVWEWCADWFTRTPDLSKLVNPIGPNMAQSKVMRGGSYLCHQSYCNRYRVAARSSNTMDSATGNLGFRCAVNA; this is encoded by the coding sequence ATGGATAAAGGAGATATGGAATGCTCCTGTTGTGCTGGAAGTAGAGCTGATTTTGAAGACAAAATAAAGGAAGAAAAAAGGTCTGGTATAGTAGAACAAAGTCAACATAGTAAATATAAAGAAAAAATGGTCTACATTCCAGGTGGAGAATTTTTAATGGGAACTGAGGACAATGAAGGATTCCCAGCGGATGGAGAAGGACCAATAAGAAAAGTAACAGTGGACGCATATTACATAGATGCTTACGCAGTTACCAATGAAGAATTTAGTGCTTTTATTAAAGATACAGGCTACGTAACAGAGTCGGAAAATTTTGGGTGGTCATTTGTTTTTTATAAATTTATTCCACCAAGTTTAATGGGGAAGGCAAAACAATTACCGCAAACGCCATGGTGGTATGCAGTAGATGAAGCCTACTGGTATCAACCAGAGGGTCCAGGAACATCCATTAACGATCGGATGGATCATCCCGTAATTCAAGTTAGCTGGAATGATGCAGTAGCTTTTTGCAAATGGGCCGGGAAACGTCTTCCAACAGAAGCTGAATGGGAATACGCTGCAAGAGGAGGTCTCGAGCAGAAACTTTTTCCTTGGGGAGATGAACTCACTCCAAATGGTGAGCACTATTGTAATATATGGCAAGGGGATTTTCCGAGAGAGAACACAGTAGATGATGGCTATGTGAGCACTGCACCAGCAAAATCCTTTCCAGCTAACGGATATGAATTATATAATGTTTCAGGTAATGTCTGGGAATGGTGTGCGGATTGGTTTACTAGAACACCAGATTTGTCGAAACTTGTGAATCCTATTGGACCAAATATGGCTCAGAGCAAAGTAATGCGTGGTGGTTCCTATCTTTGTCATCAGTCTTATTGTAATCGATATCGAGTAGCAGCACGTAGCTCTAATACAATGGATAGTGCCACAGGTAATTTAGGATTTCGTTGTGCGGTAAATGCATAA
- a CDS encoding TSUP family transporter, which yields MIIIFILYFAIGLIASTLGAIAGLGGGVIIKPILDLFGHFDLPTIGVLSATTVLAMATVSLINLKIKKVKVDKATSSIIAGGSIVGGIVGKAIFNVIAISLNIPKTTAIIQSTLLAVLLSLIYIYFKRKHNLKSYLIKDKKIIFGVGFSLGFLSAFLGIGGGPLNVAILCLLFSMTSKNAGVNSIFIIFFSQLSALLLIVFTTGFNDYELFMLFYMIPGGILGGLIGSHFVTKLSNLQVEKIFNIAVLIIIFINIYNIIKVSFFV from the coding sequence ATGATTATTATTTTTATTCTTTATTTTGCAATTGGACTGATCGCCTCTACTTTAGGTGCCATCGCTGGCCTTGGAGGAGGCGTGATCATTAAACCCATATTAGACCTGTTTGGTCATTTTGATTTACCGACAATTGGCGTGTTATCCGCTACAACTGTGCTAGCAATGGCAACAGTTTCCTTAATAAACTTGAAGATCAAAAAGGTTAAAGTAGATAAAGCAACCAGCTCAATTATTGCAGGTGGATCAATAGTTGGAGGTATTGTCGGAAAAGCTATATTTAACGTCATAGCCATTTCGTTAAATATTCCAAAAACAACAGCTATTATTCAATCGACTTTACTAGCTGTTCTACTTTCTCTAATATATATTTATTTTAAAAGAAAGCATAATCTCAAATCATACTTGATAAAAGATAAAAAGATAATCTTTGGAGTCGGTTTCTCACTCGGATTCCTTTCTGCATTTCTTGGAATTGGTGGTGGACCTTTAAACGTAGCCATCTTATGTCTACTATTCTCCATGACATCTAAAAACGCTGGTGTGAATTCAATCTTTATAATATTTTTCTCTCAATTATCTGCTCTTTTATTAATAGTTTTCACTACCGGTTTTAACGATTATGAGTTGTTTATGCTTTTCTACATGATACCCGGTGGGATACTTGGTGGATTAATCGGTTCACATTTCGTTACTAAATTATCCAACTTACAGGTGGAGAAAATATTTAACATAGCCGTTCTGATTATCATTTTTATAAATATATATAATATTATTAAAGTCTCCTTTTTTGTTTAG
- the betA gene encoding choline dehydrogenase has product MNKTYDYVIVGGGSAGSVLGDRLSADGKKSVLVLEAGRKDFSWDLLIQMPAALPFPAGKSLYDWKYESDPEPYMNGRRIKHARGKVLGGSSSINGMIFQRGNPLDYERWGADPGMDTWDFAHCLPYFKRMENALASEKDDEFRGHDGPLKLERGPATNPLFQNFFKSAVEAGYTRTPDVNGFRQEGFGPFDKHVYKGRRLSASRAYLHPNMKRENLTVVTRAFVTSVDFNGTRANGVTYQRNGKTHQVTAGEVILSGGAINTPQLLQLSGVGDAEHLRSVGIDPVIDLPGVGENLQDHLEAYIQYSCPLPVSQQPSLNKLGMPWIGLQWLFGRKGPAATNHFEGGGFVRSNEDVDYPNLMFHFLPVAVRYDGQKADTKHGFQVHVGPMYSDARGSLKIRSKDPKEYPSMVYNYLSTEQDRREWIEAIRISREIMAQPAMAPYNSGEIAPGSAVSTDEEILEWVANDAETALHPSCTAKMGPASDPMAVVDPLTMKVHGLENVRVVDASAMPYVTNGNIHAPVLMLAEKAADLILGRDPLEPINAEFYRHGVHPADAGTIKS; this is encoded by the coding sequence ATGAATAAAACATACGACTATGTAATCGTTGGCGGCGGTAGTGCAGGTTCTGTACTAGGTGACCGTTTAAGTGCAGATGGAAAAAAGAGTGTCCTTGTTTTAGAGGCAGGACGTAAGGATTTTTCTTGGGATCTATTAATCCAAATGCCAGCAGCTTTACCGTTCCCAGCAGGAAAAAGCTTGTACGACTGGAAATATGAATCCGACCCTGAACCATATATGAATGGACGACGTATTAAGCATGCCCGTGGAAAAGTGCTCGGAGGATCGAGCTCAATTAACGGCATGATTTTCCAACGTGGTAATCCACTGGATTATGAACGATGGGGAGCTGACCCAGGTATGGATACATGGGACTTTGCACACTGTCTTCCGTATTTTAAACGCATGGAAAATGCATTAGCATCTGAAAAAGATGATGAGTTTCGTGGCCATGATGGTCCACTTAAATTGGAACGTGGTCCAGCAACTAATCCTTTATTCCAAAACTTCTTTAAGTCAGCTGTTGAGGCTGGCTATACACGAACACCCGATGTAAATGGTTTTCGTCAAGAAGGATTCGGACCATTTGATAAGCATGTCTATAAAGGCAGACGTTTGTCAGCTTCACGTGCATACTTACATCCGAATATGAAGCGGGAGAATCTCACTGTGGTGACGCGTGCTTTTGTTACAAGTGTTGATTTCAATGGCACTCGAGCAAATGGTGTGACATATCAACGAAACGGTAAGACACATCAAGTCACTGCAGGAGAAGTTATCCTATCTGGGGGCGCAATTAATACACCGCAGCTACTTCAACTATCAGGTGTAGGAGATGCGGAACACTTGCGCTCGGTCGGTATCGATCCTGTGATTGACCTTCCAGGTGTAGGTGAAAACCTTCAGGATCATCTTGAAGCCTACATCCAATACTCTTGTCCATTACCGGTCTCGCAGCAGCCTAGTTTAAACAAATTGGGGATGCCTTGGATTGGTTTGCAGTGGTTGTTCGGTCGTAAAGGCCCAGCTGCAACTAACCATTTTGAAGGTGGAGGTTTTGTTCGTTCGAACGAGGACGTCGATTATCCAAATCTTATGTTCCACTTCCTTCCGGTAGCAGTAAGGTATGATGGGCAAAAGGCGGATACGAAACACGGATTCCAGGTACATGTCGGACCTATGTACTCCGACGCACGTGGGTCATTAAAGATTCGTTCGAAAGACCCGAAAGAGTATCCGAGCATGGTTTACAACTATCTTTCTACTGAACAAGACCGACGTGAATGGATCGAAGCGATTAGAATTTCACGCGAAATTATGGCTCAGCCAGCTATGGCACCATACAATTCAGGAGAAATTGCACCTGGTAGTGCTGTTAGTACAGATGAGGAGATTTTGGAATGGGTGGCAAACGATGCCGAGACTGCACTTCATCCAAGTTGCACTGCAAAAATGGGACCCGCATCAGATCCAATGGCTGTTGTAGATCCGTTAACGATGAAGGTTCATGGTCTCGAAAATGTACGAGTGGTCGATGCATCTGCCATGCCTTACGTAACTAATGGTAATATTCACGCACCCGTCTTAATGTTGGCAGAAAAGGCAGCAGACTTAATCCTAGGACGTGACCCGCTTGAGCCTATTAATGCTGAGTTTTATCGTCATGGCGTACATCCAGCTGACGCAGGTACAATAAAATCATAA
- a CDS encoding HupE/UreJ family protein: protein MMKKIVLITMSILMTVLFLLPSSSSAHSMPSSLVNLDFLEDEVETELVIPLDRLEIAFDENLYDDPEQAITTYHDELVSYITSHISAETAEEEQWSVTFNDMSIAYPDLATDSIDLLVHLTLTPPTGATVDAFTLNYDVVVRELVTHVITVAVRSDWNNAVYSSNPEIIASIINDNTTVQIDQSNGSIWTGFSSIIKSGMAHIAEGVDHLLFLLALLLPASLLVNGKRWGKSAGFKASMKKLLKISLAFTIGHSITLIIGATGGLSIPSQPIEILIAVSILVSAIHAIRPLFAGREIFVAGAFGLVHGLAFATLVTDLGVTPMRIVMSVLGFNIGIELMQLIVIILIMPWFLLLSMTKVFTPIRIIGALFAMIASIGWILDRAFGITSPIDAIVNSLAENVLWLVAILAVLSVINIFFSKKGSSVPISID from the coding sequence ATGATGAAAAAAATTGTTTTAATAACAATGAGTATATTGATGACGGTGTTGTTTCTATTACCGTCATCAAGTTCTGCTCATTCCATGCCTTCTTCTCTTGTGAATTTGGATTTTTTGGAAGATGAAGTAGAAACTGAGTTAGTTATCCCGTTGGATCGCTTAGAAATTGCATTTGATGAAAATTTATATGATGATCCAGAACAAGCCATCACAACATACCATGACGAGCTTGTATCTTATATAACAAGTCATATCAGTGCTGAAACTGCTGAAGAAGAACAGTGGTCTGTAACGTTTAATGATATGTCAATCGCTTATCCAGATTTGGCAACAGATTCGATAGATTTATTAGTTCACCTAACACTTACACCTCCAACAGGTGCAACTGTTGATGCCTTTACGCTTAACTATGACGTAGTAGTAAGAGAACTTGTTACACATGTTATAACAGTCGCTGTAAGAAGTGATTGGAATAATGCTGTTTATTCAAGTAATCCCGAAATTATTGCAAGTATTATTAACGATAATACAACAGTACAAATTGACCAATCTAATGGAAGTATTTGGACGGGATTTTCTAGTATTATAAAATCGGGTATGGCTCATATTGCTGAAGGTGTAGACCATTTACTATTTCTACTTGCACTTTTATTACCTGCATCATTATTGGTTAACGGTAAGAGATGGGGGAAGTCTGCTGGATTTAAAGCAAGTATGAAAAAACTCTTAAAAATCTCCCTTGCATTTACAATTGGTCATTCCATTACTTTAATTATTGGTGCAACTGGTGGGTTATCTATTCCAAGTCAACCAATTGAAATACTGATTGCTGTTTCCATTTTAGTTTCAGCAATCCACGCAATTCGTCCATTATTCGCTGGTCGTGAAATCTTTGTAGCTGGTGCTTTTGGGTTGGTACATGGATTAGCCTTTGCTACACTAGTGACAGACTTGGGTGTAACACCAATGCGAATAGTTATGAGTGTCTTAGGTTTCAACATCGGTATTGAACTCATGCAACTGATCGTAATTATTCTAATCATGCCATGGTTCTTGTTACTCAGCATGACAAAAGTATTTACACCTATTAGAATTATTGGAGCTTTATTTGCAATGATTGCTTCAATTGGTTGGATATTAGATCGTGCTTTTGGTATTACTAGTCCTATCGATGCGATCGTAAATAGCTTGGCGGAAAATGTGCTTTGGCTAGTTGCTATTTTAGCAGTTCTCTCAGTAATTAATATATTTTTCTCGAAAAAAGGTAGCAGTGTTCCGATTAGCATTGACTAA